The Pseudomonadota bacterium DNA window CCTCCCGAACGGAAACAGCGAGATTGTCAACCAGTTGCGTCGCGCCGCCACCTCCATTTGGCGGCCATGCTGTCAAAGCTGGTTTTTAAGGGCTACCCGGTATCGGAGCGGGAGCAGGTAACGGGAAGCGGTTCACGTTCCCGCGCAGGGGTTTTCCATCTAATGTACCAACACTTATCGGTGAGGAACCTTAAAAGGATTCGATCTTACGAACGATCCTAAAGACCCACCTTTATTGACGTCCCCTGATCGGGGACGCTTATTTTAGGGGTGAATAGTTAATATTATCACCCCCGATTTGCTCCGCAAATCGACCCCTGAGGGGTTTGCCCAACCCCAGCTCCTACCTGTATAGTTCCCCCATGAGCACTCCGCCCAACGCTGACTTTATCTGTTTTGCCCATCGGGGGGCCTCGGGGCACGAACCTGAGAATACCCTGCTCAGCTTTCGCCGCGCGCTTGAGCTTGGAGCGCGTTGGATCGAGCTCGATGTTCGTGTGGTGGAGGGAGAGGCTATTATCTTTCACGATCGTACCCTAGCGCGCCGCGCACGGTGTGGCGGTGTCGTCGAAAAACAATCCCTCACCTACCTGCGTTCACTCGATGTTGGCAAGGGAGAGCGGATACCGCTCCTCTCTGAGGTGCTGGAGTTAGTAAAGGGCCGCGCAGCGCTACAGATAGAGCTAAAGGGAGGTGGCAGCGCTTCAATAGTTGCCGCAATTATCAGCGGCTGCCTAATCGAGGGGTGGCTACCAGAATCATTTCTGATCTCATCGTTTGAATATAAGGAGATAGCTGAGATAAAACGGCTGCAACCTGCCATTCCTGTAGGGCTCCTACCGCGCGGCTATCCAGATAATTTAGTAGAGGTAGCAC harbors:
- a CDS encoding glycerophosphodiester phosphodiesterase family protein, with the translated sequence MSTPPNADFICFAHRGASGHEPENTLLSFRRALELGARWIELDVRVVEGEAIIFHDRTLARRARCGGVVEKQSLTYLRSLDVGKGERIPLLSEVLELVKGRAALQIELKGGGSASIVAAIISGCLIEGWLPESFLISSFEYKEIAEIKRLQPAIPVGLLPRGYPDNLVEVAHALGAVSVHLSIDSVIPARIKELHAAGLKVFVYTVNDPVDLKALRAAGIDGVFTDFPERVIIKDGSN